DNA from Polaribacter sp. NJDZ03:
TTAAAGGTAGGGTTGTTTTGCCACATTGGGTGCGCATCCCAATGACAATTAATATAACTAACGGCTTTTACAACATCTAAATTATTATCAATTGTATTAAAAAAAGGAACAAACCATTCGTTCCATGCCATTTCTGCTTCCTGTGGATTTGAAAGGTTCATTTTTTTTGTAATTCCTTTATTTTCTTCTGGATCTAAAATTTTATCAGAAGAAGTTGGTGAAGCTTCTGCAATAAAAACAGGCTTTCCTTTAGTTCTTGCAAATTCAATCATATTTTGTTTTTTCCAACCGTTAAAAAACGAAAACCCTAACCAATCTACATAATTATCTCCAGGATACCAATCTTCCAATTCATTTAGACTAGACATAAATCCTGTAGACTGCCAAACAAAAGCAGTATTCGTTACACCTTTTGCACGAAGCATATCTACCATTCTTCTATATGCTTTTATCGTATTTTTTTTATCATAATGATTCCATGGCTCTCCATCAAACTCATAAGCTATTCTTAAAAAAACAGGACGATCTCCTAAAGACAATAGAAAATCACCAAGTTTATTTATGTATTTATCATGAGTTCCGTTTGCTATTTTTTCTTCATGATTTACAAAAGCTAAACCTATAGCTAGAGCCATATTTTTAAAATTTGAACTTTCTAATTGTAAAGTAGCATTATAATCATTATCCCCCCAATCATCGGTACTCCATAGACCATCTAGACCTTTATGAGTAAAACCAAAGGAGTTGTCTCCAGGGTTGATGCTTGTATAAGTCGTCCATCCTGCAGGTTTTTTATAATGATCTAAATAACCATCATTATAATCTTTTAGACCCCCAACCGCTTCTAACTCTTGCCCTACAAATAGTAACACTCCTTCTTTAGGTTCAAATTTTGCAAGTTTTCTATCTTTTTTAACCTCTAAAGAATCTTCTTTATTCTCTTTTGTATCGTTAGATTTACATTGATAAAAAAGGACGCAAAAGACAATAAGTGTGATCGTTTTTAAATTCATAATTTTATTTTTTTTGTATTATTTCTTTATATTCAAACCAATCAAAATCAGCATGAAGTTTATTCGTTTTTAAATCTTGACAACAAATCCCTATAAAACTTCCTGTAAAAGCAGGTCTATAACGCTCACTACCATCCCTTACATTATCATCAGATAAAATACTCATATCTAAAACTACCCCGATATTTTTAAAGTTTACAGCATCTAAACTAAAGCTAAATTGAAGTTTCTCTCTAATAATTGTTGCTTTTAAAACAACACTTTTTTTTCCAGTTATAATATATTTTTCATCTTGCTCTTTTGTTATAAAATAATTACAAGAAATTATAGAAATATATTTATCTATTCCATTAGTTGTAATATGTAAATAGTGATAATGCCCTGTATTATAATATAGCACCAATCCGGCAAGTTGTTGAAAATTTTCAGGTTCAAATTCTATAGCCGTTGATACCTCTGCTTCTAGATGTTGTAATCTTTTTGCTATTATTGCTTGCGTATGTAATGAACTTAAAGACTCCTTACCCTTTAATCTTAAAAAACCTGGTCTTTCTTTTAACGATAACCAATTCTCGTTTATAGGAATTCTTAATGATTGATAATCTTTAGGAAGTATTGTAGAGTTAAAATCGTCATGAAAATCACCTTTACTATATTTAAATTCCTTTAAATCTGCCATAGGTATTTTAACTCTAGGTAA
Protein-coding regions in this window:
- a CDS encoding glycoside hydrolase family 26 protein, with translation MNLKTITLIVFCVLFYQCKSNDTKENKEDSLEVKKDRKLAKFEPKEGVLLFVGQELEAVGGLKDYNDGYLDHYKKPAGWTTYTSINPGDNSFGFTHKGLDGLWSTDDWGDNDYNATLQLESSNFKNMALAIGLAFVNHEEKIANGTHDKYINKLGDFLLSLGDRPVFLRIAYEFDGEPWNHYDKKNTIKAYRRMVDMLRAKGVTNTAFVWQSTGFMSSLNELEDWYPGDNYVDWLGFSFFNGWKKQNMIEFARTKGKPVFIAEASPTSSDKILDPEENKGITKKMNLSNPQEAEMAWNEWFVPFFNTIDNNLDVVKAVSYINCHWDAHPMWQNNPTFKGIDARLNLSDTISKRWVKKISEKKYIQSSPNLYHELYNN